The Geobacillus genomosp. 3 genome segment CTCCATTGCCGGTCACGAATAGAAAAGCGCAGAGCCGATTAAAGCGAAACAAACATTCCTTGTTATCGCTCTCTTCCGGATACGCTCCTGATCCCGGAAACAACAAACGAACCGACCTAACCGTCGCCGACCTCACAAAGGAAATGGACCGATAGGCAGCACAAAAGAGCCGCAACCGCGCGGCTCTTTTCATGCCCTCTCCTCCCATGATAACAAGTGTCTTTTTTCGTCTCCCCTACCCCTGCACAGCTTCCGATCCGAACGAACTTCGCACATCGGCCAGTTGCACCGCCAGTTTTTCCAGTTCATCAGCGCAACCGATCGTTTCCACAAACCGCTTCGGCAGCTGGCTGTACCCGACTTCCAGCCCTTTCAGCCCTCCCGCAATGGCCGCGATCGTATCGCTGTCCCCACCCATATTCGCGGCCGAAATGACGACATCTTCAAACGATTCACAACGAAGCAGCCAATGCAACACCCACCCCATCGTATGGACGACATACCCGTCAGGAGGATAGGCAGGCGTCACCATAAGCAGCGGCTCATAGCGAGTGTGCTCCACTTCCTTCCGAATCGCCTTGGCGAGCGGCTCCCCTTGAAGCACCCGAAAGGCGATACGGTTATAAATGAGGCACGCCTCCGTCGCCCGTTCGTCCGCATGCGTCATGCGGGAATGCACAGCCGTTATTTCTTCCATCTTCTCTTGGTCCGCATACGCCAGCGCGATCGGCAAACAGCGCATCAGCGACCCATTGCCTGCACATCTTCCCCCTAACTCCTCGCAAGCCTGCACCGCGGCCGCAAACCAGTCGCCCTGATACCGCCTCAACACCATGCGGATGATGATGCCGACATCGGGCGGGTCGGTCTCGTACCACCGCAAAAACTCCTCGCCAATGTCATGAATCGGGCATGTCGGATCGCGAATGATCCCCCGCGCCACCGCGATCGTCATCGCCGTATCGTCCGTTACTTCCCCGGGCTTCAAGTCAAGGAAACCGCCGCCAATGATGTCCGTCACCTTTCCATACTTGCGGCGGACGTCGTCAACGCTCATAAACTCCGTCGTCGCCCCGAGCGCATCCCCGATCGCCACCCCAAACAGCCCGCCTTTGATCCGGTCCAGCACCCTGCAGACTCCCCCCTTCTCTATGTATGAACGGCCTCAATCGTCAAAACCATCGATTGCGATCCATCGCGGTTACGCACCGCACTCCCCAAAGGTCTTCAGGCCGACGTGAAGTTGTTCTCCGGATTCCCGTCCGGATTCGTCCGCTCATAGCCGCCGCCCTGTTCCCCGGTCAAGTTCACGTCTATGTTCCCGTCGCCGTCGCGCCAATATCCTTCAATCCACTGCCCGTCACGCCAATGCCCTTCCACCCAGTGCGGGCGGACATGATGCGTTCCCGGACTTTCCTCTGATTCGACGGCCGCAGCTGCTTCAAGGGACACGGAACCGACCAGCTGACTCTGAACATCTGCACCATGGCTTGCGCGATTCACATCCCCGCCGCTCTCAGCCCCATCACTGTAGTCTGCTCCATCGATCATGTCGACAATTCCGACGGCCAATGTTCCTATCGCCGCCGTTTTGGCGATACTGGCCAGC includes the following:
- a CDS encoding ADP-ribosylglycohydrolase family protein; translation: MLDRIKGGLFGVAIGDALGATTEFMSVDDVRRKYGKVTDIIGGGFLDLKPGEVTDDTAMTIAVARGIIRDPTCPIHDIGEEFLRWYETDPPDVGIIIRMVLRRYQGDWFAAAVQACEELGGRCAGNGSLMRCLPIALAYADQEKMEEITAVHSRMTHADERATEACLIYNRIAFRVLQGEPLAKAIRKEVEHTRYEPLLMVTPAYPPDGYVVHTMGWVLHWLLRCESFEDVVISAANMGGDSDTIAAIAGGLKGLEVGYSQLPKRFVETIGCADELEKLAVQLADVRSSFGSEAVQG